A stretch of Aphanothece sacrum FPU1 DNA encodes these proteins:
- a CDS encoding SdrD B-like domain-containing protein produces MSDIPNLSVNLPSTVVLNYSNPGDDNAGTNTGTGPTGTVGGGQPSYFDIQITNSLLAGNYDAYCIDTDRTIGRNGTFTAKVFSSYETLPSTLTGPGNIEFPENLDLVNWILNQNFVGKTAASGAGTFTFGDVQRAIWALSDDTNDTGGLGSWTQTKADQIVALALANGDGFVPTYHYTTYFGEAVTGKLGVILIPDTNNDGVIPDNTQFIIAEVKLSKLGDFVFQDIDKDGIQDTGETGIAGVTVNLLADVNGDGVIASNEVIATTTTDANGSYNFDVIAGDYKVQFVKPSGFITSPANVGGDDTIDSDGLISGVISLAPGQKNPTIDQGFYLDPTGGDPQTGLGDFVFEDKNANGIQEVGELGISNVTVKLLDGNGNILLDGNGNSITTTTDANGAYSFTGLIPGSYSVMFVAPNGYMFSPSNQGNNDALDSDANSNGMTQSVTLTSGEFNGTLDAGLFRKASLGDFVFEDKNANGIQEAGELGISGVTVKLLDGNGKAVLDGNGNPITTTTNANGAYSFTGLIPGSYSVMFVAPNGYMFSPSNQGNNDALDSDADGNGMTQSVTLTSGEFNGTLDAGLFRKASLGDFVFEDKNANGIQEAGELGISGVTVKLLDGNGKAVLDGNGNPITTTTNANGAYSFTGLIPGSYSVMFVAPNGYMFSPSNQGNNDALDSDADGNGMTQSVTLTSGEFNGTLDAGLFRKASLGDFVFEDKNANGIQEAGELGISGVTVKLLDGNGKAVLDGNGNPITTTTNANGAYSFTGLIPGSYSVMFVAPNGYMFSPSNQGNNDALDSDANSNGMTQSVTLTSGEFNGTLDAGLFRKASLGDFVFEDKNANGIQEAGELGISGVTVKLLDGNGKAVLDGNGNPITTTTNANGAYSFTGLIPGSYSVMFVAPNGYMFSPSNQGNNDALDSDADGNGMTQSVTLTSGEFNGTLDAGLFRKASLGDFVFEDKNANGIQEAGELGISGVTVKLLDGNGKAVLDGNGNPITTTTNANGAYSFTGLIPGSYSVMFVAPNGYMFSPSNQGNNDALDSDANSNGMTQSVTLTSGEFNGTLDAGLFRKASLGDFVFEDKNANGIQEAGELGISGVTVKLLDGNGKAVLDGNGNPITTTTNANGAYSFTGLIPGSYSVMFVAPNGYMFSPSNQGNNDALDSDADGNGMTQSVTLTSGEFNGTLDAGLFRKASLGDFVFEDKNANGIQEAGELGISGVTVKLLDGNGKAVLDGNGNPITTTTNANGAYSFTGLIPGSYSVMFVAPNGYMFSPSNQGNNDALDSDANSNGMTQSVTLTSGEFNGTLDAGLFRKASLGDFVFEDKNANGIQEAGELGISGVTVKLLDGNGKAVFRWKWKPHNNDNKC; encoded by the coding sequence ATGTCTGATATACCAAATTTGAGTGTTAATTTACCCAGCACAGTCGTATTAAATTATTCCAACCCTGGTGACGACAATGCCGGCACAAATACAGGTACAGGCCCTACAGGAACAGTCGGTGGTGGTCAACCTAGTTACTTTGATATCCAAATCACTAATAGTTTACTGGCTGGCAATTATGATGCTTATTGCATTGATACGGATCGCACTATTGGTCGCAATGGAACTTTTACGGCTAAAGTTTTTTCGAGTTATGAAACCTTACCATCAACATTAACGGGGCCAGGGAACATTGAGTTCCCCGAAAACTTAGACTTAGTTAACTGGATTCTTAACCAGAATTTTGTCGGAAAAACTGCAGCAAGTGGGGCAGGAACTTTTACTTTCGGGGATGTACAAAGGGCTATTTGGGCTTTAAGTGATGATACAAATGACACAGGTGGATTAGGTTCTTGGACTCAAACTAAAGCAGATCAAATTGTTGCACTGGCTTTAGCCAATGGTGACGGATTTGTCCCCACTTATCATTATACAACTTATTTTGGGGAAGCAGTTACGGGTAAACTGGGAGTGATCCTGATACCAGATACAAACAATGATGGAGTTATTCCTGATAACACACAATTTATTATTGCTGAAGTTAAATTATCTAAGTTAGGAGATTTCGTATTTCAAGATATTGATAAGGATGGGATTCAAGATACAGGAGAAACAGGAATTGCCGGAGTTACGGTTAATCTGTTAGCTGATGTGAATGGGGATGGAGTAATTGCCTCAAATGAAGTGATAGCTACCACGACAACAGATGCTAATGGAAGCTATAATTTTGACGTAATTGCAGGGGATTATAAAGTTCAATTCGTCAAACCATCAGGTTTTATAACAAGTCCGGCCAATGTTGGAGGAGATGATACTATTGATAGTGATGGGTTGATATCGGGTGTTATTAGTTTAGCTCCAGGTCAGAAAAATCCGACTATTGATCAGGGTTTTTATCTAGATCCAACGGGTGGTGATCCCCAGACAGGACTAGGTGACTTCGTCTTTGAAGATAAGAATGCTAATGGGATTCAAGAAGTAGGTGAATTAGGAATTAGTAATGTCACCGTTAAATTATTAGATGGCAATGGGAATATACTTTTAGATGGAAATGGAAATTCCATAACAACGACAACAGATGCTAATGGTGCGTATAGTTTTACGGGTTTAATTCCTGGTAGCTATAGTGTCATGTTTGTGGCACCAAATGGCTATATGTTTAGTCCATCAAACCAAGGTAATAATGATGCTTTAGATTCTGATGCAAACAGCAATGGAATGACTCAAAGTGTCACTCTAACTTCAGGCGAATTTAACGGAACTTTAGATGCAGGTTTATTCCGAAAAGCCTCTTTAGGTGACTTCGTATTTGAAGATAAGAATGCGAATGGTATTCAAGAAGCAGGTGAATTAGGAATTAGTGGTGTCACCGTTAAATTATTAGATGGCAATGGAAAGGCGGTTTTAGATGGCAATGGAAACCCCATAACAACGACAACAAATGCTAATGGTGCGTATAGTTTTACGGGTTTAATTCCTGGTAGCTATAGTGTCATGTTTGTGGCACCAAATGGCTATATGTTTAGCCCATCAAACCAAGGTAATAATGATGCTTTAGATAGTGATGCTGATGGCAATGGAATGACTCAAAGTGTCACTCTAACTTCAGGCGAATTTAACGGAACTTTAGATGCAGGTTTATTCCGAAAAGCCTCTTTAGGTGACTTCGTATTTGAAGATAAGAATGCTAATGGTATTCAAGAAGCAGGAGAATTAGGAATTAGTGGTGTCACCGTTAAATTATTAGATGGCAATGGAAAGGCGGTTTTAGATGGAAATGGAAACCCCATAACAACGACAACAAATGCTAATGGTGCTTATAGTTTTACGGGTTTAATTCCTGGTAGCTATAGTGTCATGTTTGTGGCACCAAATGGCTATATGTTTAGTCCATCAAACCAAGGTAATAATGATGCTTTAGATTCTGATGCTGATGGCAATGGAATGACTCAAAGTGTCACTCTAACTTCAGGCGAATTTAACGGAACTTTAGATGCAGGTTTATTCCGAAAAGCCTCTTTAGGTGACTTCGTATTTGAAGATAAGAATGCGAATGGTATTCAAGAAGCAGGTGAATTAGGAATTAGTGGTGTCACCGTTAAATTATTAGATGGCAATGGAAAGGCGGTTTTAGATGGCAATGGAAACCCCATAACAACGACAACAAATGCTAATGGTGCTTATAGTTTTACGGGTTTAATTCCTGGTAGCTATAGTGTCATGTTTGTGGCACCGAATGGCTATATGTTTAGTCCATCAAACCAAGGTAATAATGATGCTTTAGATTCTGATGCAAACAGCAATGGAATGACTCAAAGTGTCACTCTAACTTCAGGAGAATTTAACGGGACTTTAGATGCAGGTTTATTCCGAAAAGCCTCTTTAGGTGACTTCGTATTTGAAGATAAGAATGCTAATGGTATTCAAGAAGCAGGAGAATTAGGAATTAGTGGTGTCACCGTTAAATTATTAGATGGCAATGGAAAGGCGGTTTTAGATGGAAATGGAAACCCCATAACAACGACAACAAATGCTAATGGTGCTTATAGTTTTACGGGTTTAATTCCTGGTAGCTATAGTGTCATGTTTGTGGCACCAAATGGCTATATGTTTAGTCCATCAAACCAAGGTAATAATGATGCTTTAGATTCTGATGCTGATGGCAATGGAATGACTCAAAGTGTCACTCTAACTTCAGGCGAATTTAACGGAACTTTAGATGCAGGTTTATTCCGAAAAGCCTCTTTAGGTGACTTCGTATTTGAAGATAAGAATGCGAATGGTATTCAAGAAGCAGGTGAATTAGGAATTAGTGGTGTCACCGTTAAATTATTAGATGGCAATGGAAAGGCGGTTTTAGATGGCAATGGAAACCCCATAACAACGACAACAAATGCTAATGGTGCTTATAGTTTTACGGGTTTAATTCCTGGTAGCTATAGTGTCATGTTTGTGGCACCGAATGGCTATATGTTTAGTCCATCAAACCAAGGTAATAATGATGCTTTAGATTCTGATGCAAACAGCAATGGAATGACTCAAAGTGTCACTCTAACTTCAGGAGAATTTAACGGGACTTTAGATGCAGGTTTATTCCGAAAAGCCTCTTTAGGTGACTTCGTATTTGAAGATAAGAATGCGAATGGTATCCAAGAAGCAGGTGAATTAGGAATTAGTGGTGTCACCGTTAAATTATTAGATGGCAATGGAAAGGCGGTTTTAGATGGAAATGGAAACCCCATAACAACGACAACAAATGCTAATGGTGCTTATAGTTTTACGGGTTTAATTCCTGGTAGCTATAGTGTCATGTTTGTGGCACCAAATGGCTATATGTTTAGTCCATCAAACCAAGGTAATAATGATGCTTTAGATTCTGATGCTGATGGCAATGGAATGACTCAAAGTGTCACTCTAACTTCAGGCGAATTTAACGGAACTTTAGATGCAGGTTTATTCCGAAAAGCCTCTTTAGGTGACTTCGTATTTGAAGATAAGAATGCGAATGGTATTCAAGAAGCAGGTGAATTAGGAATTAGTGGTGTCACCGTTAAATTATTAGATGGCAATGGAAAGGCGGTTTTAGATGGCAATGGAAACCCCATAACAACGACAACAAATGCTAATGGTGCTTATAGTTTTACGGGTTTAATTCCTGGTAGCTATAGTGTCATGTTTGTGGCACCGAATGGCTATATGTTTAGTCCATCAAACCAAGGTAATAATGATGCTTTAGATTCTGATGCAAACAGCAATGGAATGACTCAAAGTGTCACTCTAACTTCAGGAGAATTTAACGGGACTTTAGATGCAGGTTTATTCCGAAAAGCCTCTTTAGGTGACTTCGTATTTGAAGATAAGAATGCGAATGGTATCCAAGAAGCAGGTGAATTAGGAATTAGTGGTGTCACCGTTAAATTATTAGATGGCAATGGAAAGGCGGTTTTTAGATGGAAATGGAAACCCCATAACAACGACAACAAATGCTAA